The genomic region gagcacaacatggcttttatctctccaaactcagtgttgttcatccaccatgagtttgagggggggtgttagagttataatataagtcatgtacccctttgtatttatcctgttgtataaggggtttcctgcatatgtttcacacctgtacatgtatatatatatcggcctatggcctcatgggaatacaagttgcatattcctaTCAAAACTCTCACCGGAGACCAGATTGTTACAAAATGAGCTTCTTGTATTGAACGGGGCCAACAGCCAGTACATACACACAAGAGGGAAATAAGCAAATAAGCCCCTATACAATATGATAACTACACACACAGCACAACCATGTTCTAACTTCTAACACAGATCACCAAACTAGTATACGCGCAAGTAAACGGTTTTAacaacggaaatgttaacgcccacacgtctgggcgtttgcacatcgcccacacgcctccatcaccactcattttgccacgtatgaatagatgacatcagcagatttttttttggttttcggcttaaaaatgttgtatctcctaaataaaaaagcgaactaaaaatccgttttcaccattaaatccatctcgacgagatcttcaaaactagaccccatgttgatatgtttcgacaaaAAAAAATTTTTGCCAGAAGTTACCACggtgtttacactgcagttgccatagggcttaaactaaagttgtcatgtggcaattttagtttgtagatcatggcaattttagtattttgatgatggcaactccagtactttgaccatgaaaattattttttgtatgaaccatggcaattttacgtgcatgtatcatggcaattttagtttatggttcatggcaagtctagtttcttaattccccgttttataaatgtcaaaatttacatttaaatgtagaagaaaatagctgaaacatatcatggcaatttcagtgtaaacatcatggtaattcatatgcaatagacatggcaacttttaatccaaaaaaaatttcatcaaaacatattaacatgagatctagtttcgaagatctcatcacgagggatttaatggtgaaaacggattttcaatcggatttttcttttaagagataaaacattttaaaaactaaaaatccaaaaagattcctacatgcatgcatgcaatgacgTGGCAATAtgtttacattagagacgtgtggtgcgtctcccttcctgccacacgtgtggcagttagcgcgaccctTTAACAATTGTCGGCAGAATCAAGAAACACCTCCTTCACCCTAAAAGGTGAGAGGCTAAATAGTTCTGACCTAAGAAGATTATTTTCTTTTTATTATGTATGAATTTTGTTTCTTAAGTCTGAAGAGAATGATGTGTTTTGAATCAGTGAAAACTCCTGCATTTGTATCTAAAACACGAATGTACACCAAGGATTTTATTATTAGAATTTCTGTGATTCAGCACAAGGGTATATAAATGCAATTTCAGCTCAATAGCTATGTAAAAATATCATAAGTTACTTGCATAAACGTAGCATGTGTTTCCAACTATACCTGTAACCTACGTCAGCCTGTGCAAAAAAAATTCCCAGTGAATTAATTCTTTCATCTTGGTGAGAGTGTAGCGCATCATTCGTTTCACAATGAGCTTTTCTCCCCATCAGGAACTTCTCAATATTAACACTTCTACCACAGCTTCTACAGCAGTGTGACTATAGTGTACGTGCTGCAGATGGGCCTCAGATTTTACCATGGCGCAAAACAGCAGCTGCCGGCTGTTCAGGTCAGCACATTTTGCTCACAAAAATGCCCCAAGTATATACGATTAAGCCACAGTTCTAGCTGAGATGCAGGGAAGCAGCTCTGCCTTCACATCTCCAGCAATCCCATGGTTTCAGCAGAGATGAACAGCTCGAGACGTGTGACGCTTAATCGCAAAGTGATGCGTGGCTGGAGTTGGACATCATCAAGCACAATCGTATGCTACATGTTCACAGCTTCTGTTCAGTGGAATGGCACAGCTTCCGTTCAGTGGAATGCCACTGTACCCTTTACTGTAATCCTCTCATTCCTCCGATCCCAACTGCCAGACACCAGTTTCAACCTCAGCTGCAAGAATGGCCAAACTGTTCCGCTGACCCTTCTAAGGTTTTTCTACTCCCAAGGTTATATATCACTTATGTCTACCAGTAGTCTCTGCAAGAGCATGAACCTTGATCAAAACGATGAAAATGAGTCGGATCTCTGACAATTATTCCCCTGTTTTCCCTTGCTGATAGCAACTTCAGTGTTTCATGGCTTTCCCAGGATATCCTCTGGTTCTTCATAACTGTTACAGGAGCAGCAGATGGCAAAGTGGATAGCCCAAGAGCCACACCCAGTAGTTCACCATGTCTGGCAAGTGAGATCTTGCCATCCTTTCTGCTCTGGAATCCTAATTCCCAAATGTCCGTTCCACCACGCTCAGTCTTCTGTTTCACACTGACCAGCAACTCTTCTAATCTGGCATGAACTGCATTATTGTGTGGGCAGGAGTTATTTCCATCAGTAAAATGATGGATGGATCCCCCAAACTCGGCCCAACTAATCCCGGCTTCCTTACTCATGCCTCGCTCTCTCATCAGGCCTCTAGTCTTCATAGCCAATGAGATTTTGCCGGCATCCATGTAGAGGTTGTACAGCACCACATATGAAGTAACAGCGAAGGGCTCGAGTTCCATTAATTTCTCTCCGGTTTTTATACCTCTCTCTTTGTCCCCATGGATTCTGCATGCCCGCAACAGTGCATGCCAAAGTATTGGGTCATTTTCTGATCCAGACCCCATTATGAAATCTTCAGCCTCAGATATCTTACCAACACGGCCAAGGAGGTCAACTACGCAAGCTTTGTGCTTCGTATTTGAGGAACAGCCATAATCTGATAGCATGCTCTCATAGTGCCTGCATTACAAAAAGACATACTTGATGAATTGTGAACATTGTTGAGAAATTGGATAGAAGTGCCAGAAATAGAGGAGACTGCCCTATTTCTAACGTTCCTTTATAGCACATTCTTCAATTAGCATCATACACTTTAGTTCTGAGCATGCATAATTTTGTTCAGGAAGGGTATGTCAAACTTGAACCCTCCACCTTTTgcatccgggcttgggaccggcattGGCGGTGTTACTTCAAGTCTGGTGATCTTACCAGTCCCTGGACATTGGTAATTAGGAAAGGTATAAATATAGTTCACATGAGAAACTGAACGCAAGCTACATTTCCAGTCAGGAGGGTAGGTATGATATCACAATATAGGTAACCCCTAGGTTTGGCGCAAGTAAATAGTAGCTAATTTAACATGTCTTTTTGGAGCAAGAATGTGAGGCATTTGGCAAATCGATTTTTGGAGCTACACTTAGCTATGTTGCATTGCACAACACAATTCCCAGACTATCATATCTCCCTTGCTATGGCATATGCATTCTGTGTAGGATGAGTTGAATATTGAACGTTTAATGTCCTTCATAAGTTGCTACTAGCATATATAATACACATGAGGATACTAAAAATTCACAGGAGGAAGACAAAGCACTTTTTGAGAAACAACAAAACAGTCAGGTCAATCATTACTTTGCAAGAGTATGTACCTGAAACCTTCGTCTGCCAGCCCCTGCTGGCTGCAAGCAATGAGAACGGCAAGAAAAGCAATATCATTTATCACGACACCATAATCCTTCATCTTCTCCAGGAGCACTAGAGCCTCGCCTTCATGGCCATGGACTGCGTAGCTCAAAATCATTGCAGACCATGAGAATATATCCAGACATGTAATCTGCTCGAATGTCTTCTTTGAAGCCTCAACATCACCTATATTCCTATacatagaaatctgagaattgccGCACACAGTGAACTGACCAAGTCCAGATTTGATCGTATAACAGTGTATCTGCTTACAGGTTGCTGGTAGACTCAGAGCAGCACAGGCATTCATGACACTCGATAAAGTGAACTGATCTGGCTCTTTTCCAACAGAAAGAAACTCTAGGAACAGGCCTAGTGCCTGCTCAAAATTCTCATCATGCGTGAATGCTGTAATCATGGATGTCCATGTGACGACATCTTGCCTGGGTGTCATCTGGAAGCACCTCAGACTGTCACTTACTGACCGTGCTTGGGAGTACAAGTTAATCAGCGCATTTGCTATGAACTCGTCGTCCTGAAACCCATTGAATATAACATGAGCGTGTATCAGCCTCCCACAGTGCACCGCATTGGTCAAATTGCAGACTTCGAGCACACTCTTAAAAGTAAACCTGGACGGTTTTACACTAATCCGGAGCAAGTCTGAGAAAAGCCTGACAGCTTCGATTCTAACCTCGGGGCAAGGGTCATTACCTAACCGAGCGAAGCCCGCGATCATGGCACCGTAAACCACCGCATTCTGATTCGGGATGCAGTCAAACACCTTGATCGCCTCCTCAAGTCCACCGTTCTTGGCATACATGTCCACCATGGCACTCCCGACAAACATATCCAAGTCCAAACCAACCTTAACCACGCAGCCGTGCAGCATCCTCCGGACATCCTCGGAGCCCTGGAGCTCGGAGCAAGTCTTGAGGATCCCACCCAAGGCAAAGCTATCAAGCTTCACCCCTGACCGGTGCATCCAGACGAGCACGTGCACAGCCACCTCCGGCCATCCCATGCGCACGTACGCCGACAGCAGCAGATTCCACGACGCCTCGTCCCGCTCCTCAGCCCGGTCGAACACCAGCCTCACCTCGTCAATCAACCCGTACTTGGAGTACATGTCGATGATGGAGTTGGTCAGGAAAACGTCCTGCGCAAGCCCGCTCACCACGGCCAGCCCGTGCGCCGCCCGGCCGTGCCTCCAGTCCCCGGCCCTGCCGCACGCCGCCAGCACCGCGGCGTAGGTGAACCTGTCCGcccggacgccgccgccccgcgcgtCCCGGAAGGCGGCGAGCGCGAGGCGCGCGCCGGACCCGCCCTGGCTGGAGTAGCCCGCGATGAGGGTGTTCCAGGACACGGCGTCCCGGCGCGGCATTCCGTCGAACAGGAGGCGAGCGTGGCGCATGTCGCCGCCGCGGCAGTAGGAGGCGAGGAGGTTGTTGCGGAGGAACAGGCCCGGATGGAAACCGGCGCGGAGCATGTGGGAGTGGGTCAGCCTGGCCAGCGGCAGCGACCGCCCCCTCGACGCGGCCCGGAGGAGGCCCGCGTAGGCCGACGGGTCGAGGGGAGGGGTGCGGcggcgaggtggtggcggagcctccgGGGGAGGGccgcgccggcgaggaggcggcggcgtttgggatgggggcgggggcgggggcggctgtTGCCGGAGAAGACGGTGGCTGGGTCTCCGGTGCGGGAGCAGCATTGGTCGTCGGAACGACCGAACGGACGAGGTTTAAGCGAGGTTTATtaatttctctttttttattttatctttgcttGGATATCACACTTGGAGTACGAAGGATGTGGATGTGAACGAAGTTCCATGTGACGCTGACAGATGGGCCCACGTCTCACTCACTCGAGACACATTTTATTAACAGCCTCCAAATTACTGTGGAATCACACCACGGTTAGATTTACGTTAAGCTCCGTCCGATCGTCAAAAAagaaaataagctactatctccgTCCTGGTCTAATCGTTCTTTTCGTATTTTATGCTAAAATTTAACCATAGTTTTACTGACAACATGTTAATATATGTCATAAAAAAATATCGTTGTATTCTTATTTAAACatagttttcagttttcaatgacATTATTTCTTGTGACATGCATTATCTAGTTAATTAAATCCatgatcaaaatttggcacaaaatacttaGGGgctaataaatcaggacggaggtagtactagctTACTTATGTGACACATGGCAACTTTTGTTTATTTTTCTAACGGTCAATTTCAAAGCACTATTCTACCAAAACACGGCATTTTTGAATTTTGTTACATTAATATGCATCTCTATGATTTTCAATACATGTGGCATTTAAAAAAAACCATTGAAATATATTTTTAACACGGCAAATTCAGAAATTTAATTTTGGTTACTTCAGAGAAAAAAATTGAACATGCAAAGTTTGTGTGAACATAACCTTTTTCCGTATTTTTCTATGTTTTCTATCTTTTATCATTATTTTTTTGTTTTGGACATTTTTTTGTGCAACACTAGGCTAATGGGCTGTACCTGGCCTTCTTTCAGCTTGGGCCAACTAGGTTTGTACAGGATAAGCTAGGAGAAATAGCGACAACGAATATGATGGCTAAAACGGGAACTGTTTGCTCGGAATTGGGTTGTAGCCCCGAACGGAGCAATGCTGGACTCACACGCAGTTTACGGGGGATTGACGACGTGGTTAGAGCTGATTGGCTGAGATTTGGTCAAGTGAGGCGAGCCCACCGGTGAAAattgagggaggggggggggggggggggggactccaTTTGTTTCTTTTCGTGTGTGTAGTATTATCTCCCCGAACGATTCGTTCGGTCTGCGAGCTCTCAGACTGAAAGTCAGGTGAATATAGCTGCTGCAACAGTTTGGCGAGAGTATGATGTAAAATTTATGGGAGTTTCAGTGATCGAGTTCAGAGGTATAACTGATCCGGCGATGTTGGAGGCGCTTGCTGTCCGGGTGGCACTAGCCTCGCCGAGGATTTGAACCAACAAAGGAAAAGGGATTTGCTATTTTACAGTCGGCTGTTATTCAATTCGTCAACATTCAAATCGCTGGCCGTCCGCTGTTGCATGGAGATTTGTGCTTGGTTGTCTGGTTTTCAGGCTTGTTTTTCTGTCGGGTCCGTTTTTTTGTCCCAGCCCATTACcgctccgccccctccccctctttcaGGTTTTGTCCGCGGCACTGTAGATAAGGGAGAGAGGGGATAGTGAGGCAGATAGAGGAACATGCGCTTGGGCAGTGGATGCGATTCCTTTCTGTTCATTTCGATTCCGAGATCCCCCACCAGTGGAGCTTGATTTCTCTCATTTCTCTTGGATTCTCGCCTCCTGCTGTTGGTTGCACTCTCAATTTCTCTCTTGAGCGCGTGATTTTTGTTCATTTCTCAGTGTGTAGCTTCCAGATCTAGGGGTCAGTTACTGATGTGATTTAGTTAGTGCTCGTGTTAGGTGTGTGTTGTGATCCTGGGCCGCGTTGTTGTAGATTCATGGTAGGTGCTTGTAGTTTTAGTGGTTCATCCTGCTTCGCACTGTCCGCCATCGTTCATTGTCTGCTTTGTGGTGCCCGCCATTTTTGTTCCTCGTCTGCTCGTGGTAGGATCATGCGTGTTTAGTTTTGTGATTCAGATAGATATATGGTTCAGTCATAGGTGGTCTGTTTGTTCGCTGGTAGATGGGTGTTTCCTCCCCTGGGCGTGTTGGTTCTATGGTTCCTAGATGTTTCTAGATGTAGTTAGGTTCCTCTTCTGCCCTCTGCCGCAGGTCCCCTTTGGCCTGTGAGTGCATAAATCCCTCTTAGTGTAGGTTTAGATGTAGTTAGGTTCCTCTTAGTTACCCAGCGCGTCAGTGCTCTATTTTTTGATGTGTCATTCTGTGGTGTAGCCCTGTACTAGCCTTGGTGTGATTTTTTATGTGCTTTTGCAATGTAATTCCTttaagcttctccttcttttaaTGCCCTAGGAACTGTGTATGTGATGCAGGTTTGTATATTTGCTTGTGCTGAGTGCCTGAGTGTTGTTGTGTATCCCTATAGTTTCAGTGTCATATACACTAGAATTACTCTGTATTTTGCCTCAGATTTACTGTGTAATCCCCATAGTTTCAGTGTTTTCACTCTAGAATTACTAGTATTTACTATGTATTTTGCCCGATTTTTACTTTGTAATTCATCATGTAGTTTCGGTGTAATTTACTATAGAATTACTGTGTAATTCATCTTGTAGTTTTAGTGTAATTCACTATAGAATTTCTGTGTAATTCTTCATGTAGTTTCAGTGTAATTCACTATCGAATTACTGTGTAATTCGTGCCGTAGTTTTACTGTGTAATTCACTCTAGAATTACTATGTAATTCATCATGTAGTTTCAGTGTAATTCACTCTAGAATTACATGTAATTCATCCTGTAGCTTCAGTGTAATTCACTCTATAATTAAAGTGTAATTTGCCCAATAATTACTGTGTAATTCATCCTATAGTTTCAGTGTAATTTACGCGAGTTACTATGTAATTTTAACGTTTCAGCTATGTAATTCCTGACATTTTATATGGGCCCTGATTCCAGTGTAAATTCCCCTAGAATTACGATTGTTTATATATATATTTGCAGCGTATTTTGTCACTTTTTTGCAGTGTATTTATCTTGGTTCAGTTATGTAATTCCTGAATTTTGGCCTTTTTGTTTATTTTTGTATTACTCTCTCATACTAATTTTCACTGTAGTTTTTCTTCTCAATTTTTATAGTGCCCCTAGTTTTACCGTGTAATCGCCTCGCTTATTATATGTATTTACAATGTAAATTTTGCCCTAATTTGCAGTGTAATATTCATGCTTTTAGCTCTGTACTTTATAGGTTTTAGTTTAATGGGTAAGCTTCGGAAAGTCTATCACCAGGATGTTCCGTTAGTATCATATTTTGAGAGTGCGGATTTTGTTCGTGAGCCATTCGTGCCTAATGACATCCCGGAAGATGgatctgttgggtttcgtagtaatttcaaaaaaattcctacgcacacgcaagatcatgtgatgcatagcaacgaggggagagtattgtctacgtaccctacgcagaccgactgcggaagcgatgacacgacgtagaggaagtagtcgtacgtcttctcgatccaaccgatcaagcaccgaaactacggcacctccgagttcgagcacacgttc from Triticum aestivum cultivar Chinese Spring chromosome 4A, IWGSC CS RefSeq v2.1, whole genome shotgun sequence harbors:
- the LOC123087713 gene encoding pentatricopeptide repeat-containing protein At3g13880, translating into MLLPHRRPSHRLLRQQPPPPPPPSQTPPPPRRRGPPPEAPPPPRRRTPPLDPSAYAGLLRAASRGRSLPLARLTHSHMLRAGFHPGLFLRNNLLASYCRGGDMRHARLLFDGMPRRDAVSWNTLIAGYSSQGGSGARLALAAFRDARGGGVRADRFTYAAVLAACGRAGDWRHGRAAHGLAVVSGLAQDVFLTNSIIDMYSKYGLIDEVRLVFDRAEERDEASWNLLLSAYVRMGWPEVAVHVLVWMHRSGVKLDSFALGGILKTCSELQGSEDVRRMLHGCVVKVGLDLDMFVGSAMVDMYAKNGGLEEAIKVFDCIPNQNAVVYGAMIAGFARLGNDPCPEVRIEAVRLFSDLLRISVKPSRFTFKSVLEVCNLTNAVHCGRLIHAHVIFNGFQDDEFIANALINLYSQARSVSDSLRCFQMTPRQDVVTWTSMITAFTHDENFEQALGLFLEFLSVGKEPDQFTLSSVMNACAALSLPATCKQIHCYTIKSGLGQFTVCGNSQISMYRNIGDVEASKKTFEQITCLDIFSWSAMILSYAVHGHEGEALVLLEKMKDYGVVINDIAFLAVLIACSQQGLADEGFRHYESMLSDYGCSSNTKHKACVVDLLGRVGKISEAEDFIMGSGSENDPILWHALLRACRIHGDKERGIKTGEKLMELEPFAVTSYVVLYNLYMDAGKISLAMKTRGLMRERGMSKEAGISWAEFGGSIHHFTDGNNSCPHNNAVHARLEELLVSVKQKTERGGTDIWELGFQSRKDGKISLARHGELLGVALGLSTLPSAAPVTVMKNQRISWESHETLKLLSARENRGIIVRDPTHFHRFDQGSCSCRDYW